From one Lolium rigidum isolate FL_2022 chromosome 4, APGP_CSIRO_Lrig_0.1, whole genome shotgun sequence genomic stretch:
- the LOC124650143 gene encoding uncharacterized protein LOC124650143: MMAESRGPGFNPIRGGDDPESTTESPPRPLSDPWMPLASPPRRRQSSESDSGSALERSARGRKRKRVTEPRDSASSGSVSSAYSSPLREPKAPLVPLTDEDGSVSYFFTSDKAAVDKYYDDVEKYDAKMARHERLLTSGRSSITERYSPKDTEAVITYGKSVLTLSSYQDGKVMNQCAGIVVEVDAVKNAAVILTSAWIICSKKPLDDWKNKEYDPEAKVNVHMLDGSVVECRLMYFSKHYEIAYFEIPQASQLQTLSLECNVEFDQDVFLLARDTDLNLIYKRDKVQLVDPCEHQHNHYQFVHGPIPECGTGGALLDLSGKVVGMLFYKLPLVAFIPSSLILKCSVMWQRFGQLARPQLGLKLGTLGFLGIPRVDFMSRNFNISSGLIVGEISAKCDAEKLGIRAGDVIFSCQKNRVSSIVQLENVLLGVGEKHLEKSNDLSSEVDVEIGVFHVRKRTQSVVTLRVELSDHLELFHSDDADAKAVGSKGEEAPVSAAGEADP; this comes from the exons ATGATGGCAGAATCGAGGGGGCCGGGGTTCAATCCAATCCGCGGAGGAGATGATCCCGAGAGCACTACCGAATCTCCTCCACGCCCGCTTTCCGACCCATGGATGCCCCTTGCTTCGCCACCGCGCCGTCGACAGTCATCCGAATCAGACTCTGGATCGGCGCTGGAAAGGTCGGCAagggggaggaagaggaagagggtcaCCGAGCCTAGGGATTCGGCGAGCTCTGGTTCTGTCTCCTCTGCCTACAGCTCTCCACTTCGCGAGCCCAAGGCTCCCTTGGTGCCCCTTACAGATGAAGATGGTTCCGTGTCCTACTTCTTCACCAGTGACAAAGCTGCCGTGGACAAATACTACGATGATGTGGAGAAATACGATGCAAAAATGG ctCGTCATGAGCGGTTGTTGACAAGCGGGCGATCCAGTATCACTGAGCGCTACTCTCCGAAGGACACGGAGGCTGTTATAACTTATGGCAAATCAGTTCTTACCCTTTCGTCCTACCAGG ATGGCAAGGTGATGAACCAGTGCGCAGGAATCGTCGTTGAGGTAGATGCAGTTAAGAACGCTGCTGTCATTCTCACCTCCGCATGGATCATCTGCAGCAAGAAACCTCTAGATGACTGGAAAAACAAGGAATATGATCCTGAGGCAAAG GTCAATGTCCATATGTTGGATGGCTCAGTCGTGGAGTGTCGGCTGATGTACTTCAGCAAGCACTATGAGATAGCGTACTTTGAGATTCCTCAAGCTAGTCAGTTGCAGACATTGTCATTGGAATGTAATGTGGAGTTTGATCAGGATGTATTTCTATTGGCTAGAGATACTGATTTGAATCTGATCTATAAGCGAGATAAGGTGCAACTTGTAGATCCGTGTGAACACCAACACAATCACTACCAATTCGTCCACGGTCCAATCCCTGAG TGTGGAACCGGAGGAGCATTGCTGGACCTTAGTGGAAAAGTTGTTGGGATGCTATTCTACAAACTGCCACTTGTTGCCTTCATTCCAAGCTCTCTTATATTGAAGTGTTCAGTCATGTGGCAACGTTTTGG GCAACTTGCTCGACCACAGCTTGGCTTGAAGCTAGGGACATTGGGATTTCTAGGCATTCCccgtgttgacttcatgtcacgtAATTTCAATATTTCCTCTGGTCTCATTGTAGGAGAG ATTTCAGCAAAATGTGATGCCGAGAAGCTTGGCATTAGGGCAGGGGATGTTATTTTTTCATGCCAGAAAAATCGCGTTTCAAGTATTGTTCAG TTGGAAAATGTGCTGTTGGGTGTTGGTGAAAAACATCTTGAGAAGAGCAATGATCTTAGCTCTGAAGTTGATGTTGAG ATTGGTGTTTTTCATGTGCGCAAACGCACACAAAGTGTTGTTACTTTAAGAGTTGAGTTGTCAGATCATCTGGAATTATTTCACTCAG ATGATGCAGATGCTAAGGCAGTAGGAAGCAAGGGAGAGGAAGCACCGGTATCTGCTGCAGGCGAAGCAGATCCATGA